Sequence from the Rutidosis leptorrhynchoides isolate AG116_Rl617_1_P2 chromosome 3, CSIRO_AGI_Rlap_v1, whole genome shotgun sequence genome:
ATCTCTTGTTGCAAAATCTCGTGGTTCTGCCATTGTTCCCACCTCTCGGTTAAACCATCACCTTCAAGCATTTTAACAACTTCTGACATATTGGGTCGTTCTAATGGTCTTCCTTGTGTGCACAATAGAGCAATTTTCATCAACTTTTCTACTCCATCGCTCACATAATTACCTTCTAAATCTGCATCGACTAGTGTCTCCAACTTTTGAGCCTCTAGAAGTCCTTTTACCTAAACAATTTCCAACTCCATAATAAAAAGGTATGAACTTTGTATTAAGAAATGAGAATCACATCATATTAAACCTGCTTAGTGCTTACCCAATCAAGCAACATGACGTCGTCGTCGTATGCTAGTCGAGCAAGATCGAAGGCCCGTTGCCCAGTGATGAGTTCAAGAAGCATCACACCATATCCAAAAACGTCAGTTTTATCTGAACATTTACCCGTAGAAAGATACTCAGGGGCTATATGTCCAATTGTACCACGAACAGCTGTTGTAACAAGTGTATCCTTATAGTCCATGAGTTTAGCCAGCCCAAAATCTCCAACTACCGCTTCAAACTTCTCATCCAACAGTATATTTGCAGCTTTTACGTCCCTGTGAATAATCTTAGGGTTGCAATGTTCGTGCAAATATGCAAGTCCCCTTGCGGACCCCAGTGCCACTCGTTCCCTTGTTTCCCAGTTAAGTACAGCTTGCGTTTCACGTCGTTCTGCAGTAATACCTCAATAGAGTTAGGTAACAGGTTAAAGTGTGTTGCGTCAAGATGGGTAACTTTGGTACGGGTCAAAACAGGCCGTGCTAGGGGGGACCATCATTCAATTTTTATTACTACTGTATACTAATGTGCACGTTAAATATGATGACAATATATAGATTTGAAAGGCAACTGATTATTCTATTTTGAATAAAGAAGTTCTTGCATTTCACCTGAAAAGCGGATGTGTAGAATCAGAGGcactgttgtaaaagtcggccgagtcAGATAATGCTTCTGTTTGGCAACTAGCCCGTCCTGACTCGCTCAAAAACGTCTTAAAAGTCGGTGAACGTTAAAAAGTCAGGTGAAAGTCAGGCCTCGAGGCGGTCAAAGTTAGGTAAaaagttatatatttttttaaaataagaatCTGTGTCATATATCTATGAAATgtttatgtttgatatatttatgtgaaatatatataggtttaacttatttattactaaaagtcaacgttggAAAACTCTGACTCGTTCCCGACTAACTCGTCCCTCCAAAGTCTCGACCGACTCTTTTCCGACTCGCGACTAAAAAAACCTTGGTAAGAGGGAAAGTAAAATTACCTCTAAGACATGATGCAACACTACCATTGATCATGTAGGGGTATACAAGCAATCGTTCGGTTTGTGTCATGCAAAATCCGAGCAACTTAAGTAGATTTCGATGCTCTGCCGCCACACTGATCATTTCAACTTCAGTTTGAAACTGTAATTCACCACCTTGAGAACGCTCCTCTTTTAGTCTTTTAACTGCCACCAAACGCCCATCGGCTAACCGTCCTTTGTAAACTTTACCAAATCCACCTCGCCCAAGAATATGAGTTTTACTAAAATTATCTGTTGCAACTTGTAGCTCGCTCAGCGAAAACCTTAGCTGTCCCAAATGAACCGGTAGGTCTTGCTCAGCTGTAAATTGAAACAATCAAATGAGTGAAAAATCACACTAGGAGCCATATTATAGATTAAATTTGTTACAATGTGTGTACTAACCAGGTATATCATAGAAATCATCTTGTGCTTTTTTGCGGCACCACAAAGCAAGTGCGCTTGTGGGAACCGCAAAAAGGAGAGCTGCACCACCAGCTACGCCTCCAGCAATGGCACTGGTTGCACTCCAGCCTGCTCAAATTTCAGTTGCATAAAAAGTTAAAGGATTTTTCCCATTAAGACTGTCGTCAAGATGCTTTAAATACTTGAACATACCTGTGCAAGTGGTATAGACTTCATCACCAACAGAAACAGTGGAATTTCTCTCTTGCAATAGAATGGAATCGAGCTTAACCACAACTTCTGCCATTGTAGGGCGTTTTTTTGGTTGATTATGCAAGCACTGGGCTGCTATGCTTGCAAACTCCTTCACGGATCTTTTTGAGATTTGTCCGATCAATCTAGGGTCAATTATATGTTTAAGTTTTCCCTCTTTAATTTGGTCTTGAACCCAAATTGCCAAACTCCATTGCTCTTAATCAATGCTTCGATCTACCGCTTGCTTACCTGACAAGACCTCAAATAGTACAACCCCAAAGGCATAAACATCGGATTTTCTTGTCAGATTTCCAGTGTAAAAATAAGATGGATCCATATATCCAAATGTCCCTTTGACTGAGGTGCTCACCAAAGTTTTTGTTTGGTCTATTGGTCCAACTCTGGCCAACCCAAAGTCTGAAATTTTAGCAGCAAAATTTGCATCCAACAAAATATTGGAGGTTTTAACATCACGATGTATGACACCGTGTCGAGTTGATGTACCTGTGTGAAGGTAATCTAACCCACGAGCTGCACCTATACATATTTTTAATCTTTGTAACCAGGATAGATATAGATCTGTACCATTTTTGCGGAGGTGATCATGAAGGTTTCCGTTGGGCATAAACTCATAGGCTAGAACCATCTCGTTTCCTTCACTGCAATAACCAATGAGTGACACAAGATTACCATGTCGCAGCTTAGAAAGAATCTCAATTTCAGCCTCAAATTCACGGGTTCCTTGGTTAGATGTAGTTTGCAACCGTTTTAACGCAACTTGGTCTACTAAACCAATTTTGTGGTTACATTTATACACGTTACCGAAACCTCCTCGCCCAATAACTAGTTTCACATCAAAGTTGTTGGTTGCAGATTGAATCTCAGCAAGTGTGAAACGATGACAGGTTTGGTGAGGCTGTATGATTGAGGAGTTTGTATCCGCATCTACAGTATTTTGAGGTAACAACATTGGCTTGAATAGATTCTCCGAGCAGCTCTTCAATAGTTTCAAATTTATTGGTCAACGGGTATATTTAGG
This genomic interval carries:
- the LOC139901640 gene encoding putative receptor-like protein kinase At5g39000, whose protein sequence is MLLPQNTVDADTNSSIIQPHQTCHRFTLAEIQSATNNFDVKLVIGRGGFGNVYKCNHKIGLVDQVALKRLQTTSNQGTREFEAEIEILSKLRHGNLVSLIGYCSEGNEMVLAYEFMPNGNLHDHLRKNGTDLYLSWLQRLKICIGAARGLDYLHTGTSTRHGVIHRDVKTSNILLDANFAAKISDFGLARVGPIDQTKTLVSTSVKGTFGYMDPSYFYTGNLTRKSDVYAFGVVLFEVLSGKQAVDRSID
- the LOC139902859 gene encoding BRASSINOSTEROID INSENSITIVE 1-associated receptor kinase 1-like isoform X3 produces the protein MAEVVVKLDSILLQERNSTVSVGDEVYTTCTGWSATSAIAGGVAGGAALLFAVPTSALALWCRKKAQDDFYDIPAEQDLPVHLGQLRFSLSELQVATDNFSKTHILGRGGFGKVYKGRLADGRLVAVKRLKEERSQGGELQFQTEVEMISVAAEHRNLLKLLGFCMTQTERLLVYPYMINERRETQAVLNWETRERVALGSARGLAYLHEHCNPKIIHRDVKAANILLDEKFEAVVGDFGLAKLMDYKDTLVTTAVRGTIGHIAPEYLSTGKCSDKTDVFGYGVMLLELITGQRAFDLARLAYDDDVMLLDWVKGLLEAQKLETLVDADLEGNYVSDGVEKLMKIALLCTQGRPLERPNMSEVVKMLEGDGLTERWEQWQNHEILQQEISHEHSFTYYIDPNSPNPSNEQLSGPR
- the LOC139902859 gene encoding BRASSINOSTEROID INSENSITIVE 1-associated receptor kinase 1-like isoform X1 — translated: MAEVVVKLDSILLQERNSTVSVGDEVYTTCTGWSATSAIAGGVAGGAALLFAVPTSALALWCRKKAQDDFYDIPAEQDLPVHLGQLRFSLSELQVATDNFSKTHILGRGGFGKVYKGRLADGRLVAVKRLKEERSQGGELQFQTEVEMISVAAEHRNLLKLLGFCMTQTERLLVYPYMINGSVASCLRGITAERRETQAVLNWETRERVALGSARGLAYLHEHCNPKIIHRDVKAANILLDEKFEAVVGDFGLAKLMDYKDTLVTTAVRGTIGHIAPEYLSTGKCSDKTDVFGYGVMLLELITGQRAFDLARLAYDDDVMLLDWVKGLLEAQKLETLVDADLEGNYVSDGVEKLMKIALLCTQGRPLERPNMSEVVKMLEGDGLTERWEQWQNHEILQQEISHEHSFTYYIDPNSPNPSNEQLSGPR
- the LOC139902859 gene encoding BRASSINOSTEROID INSENSITIVE 1-associated receptor kinase 1-like isoform X2 — encoded protein: MAEVVVKLDSILLQERNSTVSVGDEVYTTCTGWSATSAIAGGVAGGAALLFAVPTSALALWCRKKAQDDFYDIPAEQDLPVHLGQLRFSLSELQVATDNFSKTHILGRGGFGKVYKGRLADGRLVAVKRLKEERSQGGELQFQTEVEMISVAAEHRNLLKLLGFCMTQTERLLVYPYMINGSVASCLRERRETQAVLNWETRERVALGSARGLAYLHEHCNPKIIHRDVKAANILLDEKFEAVVGDFGLAKLMDYKDTLVTTAVRGTIGHIAPEYLSTGKCSDKTDVFGYGVMLLELITGQRAFDLARLAYDDDVMLLDWVKGLLEAQKLETLVDADLEGNYVSDGVEKLMKIALLCTQGRPLERPNMSEVVKMLEGDGLTERWEQWQNHEILQQEISHEHSFTYYIDPNSPNPSNEQLSGPR